A window from Drosophila yakuba strain Tai18E2 chromosome 3L, Prin_Dyak_Tai18E2_2.1, whole genome shotgun sequence encodes these proteins:
- the LOC6533065 gene encoding putative fatty acyl-CoA reductase CG5065 isoform X2, producing MHEANPSKTARKAFSSTSSSRRSSNGCASGHDVEEDEEEQFYQEASSSTGANSVDGSGHPLNAAVSATPVTDFYSNATVLITGGTGFVGKVLTEKLLRSFGLRKIYMLIRSKDSLSVQERLKGFFNESIFNRMREESPQLLAKVHPIRADYSAIDLDIDAADRAMLSSEVQIVFNVVASVKFNEKLSDAIDINVLGTKKILDLAMEMKHLKSFVHISTLYCNCNRKFIKEQVYENEIGYEKIMQIYRTFDDETLEKMRHCLIGQMPNTYTMTKKCAENLVNHRAFHMPAGIFRPPIDLSSAKVKWVAKRSCPYTTTCPMRTT from the exons ATGCACGAGGCAAATCCTAGTAAAA CCGCTCGCAAGGCCTTCTCGTCCACCAGCTCCTCGCGACGCAGTAGCAATGGGTGTGCCAGTGGCCACGATGtcgaggaggacgaggaggagcagtTCTACCAGGAGGCGTCATCCAGTACAGGAGCAAACAGCGTCGATGGCAGTGGCCATCCCCTCAACGCCGCTGTCAGTGCGACACCGGTTACGGATTTCTATAGCAATGCCACCGTACTCATTACGGGCGGTACGGGTTTCGTGGGCAAAGTGTTAACAGAGAAATTGCTTCGCTCGTTTGGATTGCGTAAAATTTACATGCTGATACGCAGCAAGGACAGCCTGAGCGTGCAGGAGCGTTTGAAGGGCTTTTTCAATGAATCG ATATTCAATAGGATGCGCGAGGAGTCACCGCAATTGTTGGCGAAGGTGCATCCGATACGCGCTGATTACAGTGCCATCGACCTGGACATTGATGCCGCCGACCGAGCAATGCTCTCGTCTGAGGTCCAG ATTGTCTTTAATGTTGTGGCTTCGGTGAAATTCAATGAGAAACTGAGCGACGCCATTGACATTAATGTCCTGGGAACGAAAAAGATCCTCGACTTGGCCATGGAAATGAAGCATTTGAAG TCCTTCGTGCACATTTCGACACtctactgcaactgcaatcgcAAATTCATCAAGGAACAAGTGTACGAGAACGAAATTGGCTACGAAAAAATCATGCAG ATCTATCGCACATTCGACGACGAAACTCTGGAGAAGATGCGGCACTGCCTGATTGGCCAGATGCCCAACACCTACACGATGACCAAGAAGTGTGCCGAGAATCTGGTGAATCACCGGGCATTCCACATGCCGGCGGGTATTTTTCGACCGCCCATAG ATTTAAGCTCCGCGAAAGTAAAGTGGGTGGCAAAGCGGAGCTGCCCGTATACAACTACGTGTCCGATGCGAACAACATAA
- the LOC6533065 gene encoding fatty acyl-CoA reductase wat isoform X1, with product MHEANPSKTARKAFSSTSSSRRSSNGCASGHDVEEDEEEQFYQEASSSTGANSVDGSGHPLNAAVSATPVTDFYSNATVLITGGTGFVGKVLTEKLLRSFGLRKIYMLIRSKDSLSVQERLKGFFNESIFNRMREESPQLLAKVHPIRADYSAIDLDIDAADRAMLSSEVQIVFNVVASVKFNEKLSDAIDINVLGTKKILDLAMEMKHLKSFVHISTLYCNCNRKFIKEQVYENEIGYEKIMQIYRTFDDETLEKMRHCLIGQMPNTYTMTKKCAENLVNHRAFHMPAGIFRPPIVMSTYKDPFPGWTDNLYGPSGLCTWSARGLVRCIYGKASCKANMLPADYVVNAMIATAWDIARRFKLRESKVGGKAELPVYNYVSDANNITWGQYMHLSRKGFHEPFDKALWCFSYVIIPSKPLHCAIAFFLHNIPAYILDLIAMVTGQKRIYVKAYGKISRIIDMMAWFGLKEWKFAHRNIDELNELLPREERSVLQFNVATINWSEYFRSYLSGIRRYFFKDSANDNKLQQRKTIYRRMLILHTLLKTTFGLSLIMCMLRVYLKIFKIMPKISL from the exons ATGCACGAGGCAAATCCTAGTAAAA CCGCTCGCAAGGCCTTCTCGTCCACCAGCTCCTCGCGACGCAGTAGCAATGGGTGTGCCAGTGGCCACGATGtcgaggaggacgaggaggagcagtTCTACCAGGAGGCGTCATCCAGTACAGGAGCAAACAGCGTCGATGGCAGTGGCCATCCCCTCAACGCCGCTGTCAGTGCGACACCGGTTACGGATTTCTATAGCAATGCCACCGTACTCATTACGGGCGGTACGGGTTTCGTGGGCAAAGTGTTAACAGAGAAATTGCTTCGCTCGTTTGGATTGCGTAAAATTTACATGCTGATACGCAGCAAGGACAGCCTGAGCGTGCAGGAGCGTTTGAAGGGCTTTTTCAATGAATCG ATATTCAATAGGATGCGCGAGGAGTCACCGCAATTGTTGGCGAAGGTGCATCCGATACGCGCTGATTACAGTGCCATCGACCTGGACATTGATGCCGCCGACCGAGCAATGCTCTCGTCTGAGGTCCAG ATTGTCTTTAATGTTGTGGCTTCGGTGAAATTCAATGAGAAACTGAGCGACGCCATTGACATTAATGTCCTGGGAACGAAAAAGATCCTCGACTTGGCCATGGAAATGAAGCATTTGAAG TCCTTCGTGCACATTTCGACACtctactgcaactgcaatcgcAAATTCATCAAGGAACAAGTGTACGAGAACGAAATTGGCTACGAAAAAATCATGCAG ATCTATCGCACATTCGACGACGAAACTCTGGAGAAGATGCGGCACTGCCTGATTGGCCAGATGCCCAACACCTACACGATGACCAAGAAGTGTGCCGAGAATCTGGTGAATCACCGGGCATTCCACATGCCGGCGGGTATTTTTCGACCGCCCATAG TAATGTCAACGTACAAGGATCCATTTCCCGGCTGGACTGATAATTTGTACGGGCCATCAGGTTTATGCACTTGGTCCGCCCGGGGACTCGTCCGTTGCATTTACGGCAAGGCCAGCTGCAAGGCGAACATGCTGCCCGCCGATTATGTGGTGAATGCCATGATAGCAACCGCCTGGGATATCGCTCGAAG ATTTAAGCTCCGCGAAAGTAAAGTGGGTGGCAAAGCGGAGCTGCCCGTATACAACTACGTGTCCGATGCGAACAACATAACCTGGGGCCAATATATGCATCTGTCGCGCAAAGGATTTCACGAACCTTTCGACAAGGCGCTTTG GTGCTTCTCGTACGTTATAATACCATCGAAGCCTCTGCATTgtgcaattgcatttttcttGCACAATATCCCGGCTTATATTTTAGATTTAATTGCCATGGTCACCGGACAAAAGCGCAT CTATGTGAAGGCGTACGGAAAGATCTCGCGCATAATCGACATGATGGCTTGGTTCGGATTGAAGGAGTGGAAGTTCGCCCATCGCAACATTGACGAATTGAACGAGCTGCTGCCACGCGAGGAGCGTTCGGTGCTGCAGTTCAACGTTGCGACGATTAATTGGAGCGAATATTTCCGCTCATACCTCAGCGGCATCAGGCGCTACTTCTTCAAGGATAGCGCTAACGATAATAAATTACAGCAGCGCAAAACTATTTATCGCAG GATGCTCATTTTGCACACGCTGCTGAAGACGACATTTGGTCTTTCATTAATTATGTGCATGCTCCGAGTTTATCTCaagattttcaaaattatGCCAAAGATTTCGCTGTGA
- the LOC6533062 gene encoding double-stranded RNA-specific editase 1 — translation MESLTASNKPLVQQSVVKVEGEEAKDAMITNPSAKEDAPLVQQNVVEVEGEEAKDALITNPSAKEDAPAVVVPLSDDSNKTSAMDENNNSPEEQTMKDLIVLETASSEPIDNAVSSSDISTEPEAASDTSVVALDVQVKVGEEDSYLKITDEDSQLDSSENVSMKTSNRKKKRSKNNISKRHRFESQLLKVLIPKDALMILNELKGVKIDMMNPKRDHQGQIVAHIVVNSIEYFATGSSVNSARIAAGEKALQDIFMAKMKAQLAKPEGKSGSDADDLLVKLPSYAIHKLLEQWKGEDIDVAALYNEMQTRLQLAIEPKTLLSAKELPKSWKHLHPCVVLNRMRPKCVYNFLGSTGEAPNQTFSMGISVDDCEFEANGKSKKSARAKLAALVCNNLFGTDFSEP, via the exons ATGGAAAGTCTTACTGCAAGCAACAAACCTTTGGTGCAGCAAAGTGTGGTAAAAGTGGAAGGCGAGGAGGCGAAGGATGCAATGATCACCAATCCGTCCGCCAAAGAAGATGCACCCTTGGTGCAGCAAAATGTGGTAGAAGTGGAAGGCGAGGAGGCGAAGGATGCATTGATCACCAATCCGTCCGCCAAAGAAGATGCACCCGCTGTAGTTGTTCCGCTCTCCG ATGATTCTAATAAAACTTCTGCAATGGATGAGAATAACAATAGCCCTGAGGAGCAAACTATGAAAGACCTAATAGTTCTAGAAACTGCTTCTTCTGAGCCAATAGATAATGCCGTCTCGAGTTCTGATATATCCACAGAACCAGAGGCTGCCAGTGATACATCCGTCGTGGCTTTGGATGTCCAAGTAAAAGTGGGTGAAGAGGATTCGTACCTCAAGATCACTGATGAGGATTCGCAGTTGGATTCCTCTGAGAACGTTTCCATGAAAACCAGCAACCGTAAGAAGAAAAGGAGCAAGAACAACATTTCGAAACGCCATCGCTTTGAAAGCCAGTTGCTCAAAGTCCTGATCCCCAAGGATGCCCTTATGATTCTTAATGAGTTAAAGGGCGTGAAAATCGACATGATGAACCCAAAACGGGACCACCAGGGACAGATTGTGGCTCACATTGTGGTTAACTCAATTGAATACTTTGCGACGGGCTCTTCAGTAAACTCAGCAAGGATTGCCGCCGGCGAGAAGGCACTGCAGGACATCtttatggccaaaatgaaGGCTCAATTGGCCAAGCCAGAAGGAAAATCGGGTAGCGATGCGGATGATCTACTTGTAAAGCTGCCCTCTTATGCCATACACAAACTATTAGAGCAATGGAAAGGGGAAGATATTGATGTTGCAGCTCTGTATAATGAAATGCAGACTAGGCTGCAGCTTGCCATCGAACCAAAAACTTTGTTATCAGCCAAGGAGTTGCCCAAATCATGGAAGCATTTGCATCCTTGCGTGGTTCTCAACCGTATGCGCCCCAAGTGCGTCTACAACTTCTTGGGTTCCACTGGCGAAGCACCGAATCAAACCTTCAGCATGGGCATCTCTGTGGACGACTGCGAGTTTGAGGCTAATGGGAAGTCCAAGAAAAGTGCACGCGCCAAACTAGCTGCCTTAGTTTGTAACAACCTGTTTGGAACCGACTTTTCTGAACCATAA